A DNA window from Daucus carota subsp. sativus chromosome 3, DH1 v3.0, whole genome shotgun sequence contains the following coding sequences:
- the LOC108211273 gene encoding ubiquitin-conjugating enzyme E2-23 kDa, translating to MSSPSKRRDMDVMKLMMSDYAVEPINDGLNEFNVEFHGPKESLYEGGVWKVRVELPDAYPYKSPSIGFLNKIYHPNVDEMSGSVCLDVINQSWSPMFDLINVFEVFLPQLLLYPNPSDPLNGDAASLMMKDRKQYDEKVKEYCERYAKKENITSKPAEESDEEASDDDISDGRSASSDDVAGHADP from the exons ATGTCTTCTCCAAGCAAGAGGAGAGATATGGATGTCATGAAACT GATGATGAGTGATTATGCTGTGGAGCCGATAAATGATGGACTTAATGAATTTAATGTGGAATTCCATGGTCCAAAAGAAA GTCTATATGAAGGTGGTGTGTGGAAAGTTCGCGTGGAGCTTCCAGATGCTTATCCATATAAGTCTCCTTCTATAGGGTTTCTCAATAAAATATACCACCCTAATGTTGATGAAAT GTCGGGTTCTGTATGCTTAGATGTCATCAACCAATCATGGAGTCCAATGTTTG ATCTTATAAATGTATTTGAAGTTTTCCTCCCTCAACTTTTGCTTTACCCAAATCCTTCAGACCCCTTAAATGGCGATGCAGCATCCTTGATGATGAAGGACAGAAAGCAATATGACGAAAAAGTGAAAG AATACTGTGAGCGTTATGCTAAGAAGGAGAATATCACCAGCAAGCCAGCAGAAGAAAGCGACGAAGAAGCAAGTGATGATGATATTAGTGATGGACGAAGTGCCTCTAGTGATGATGTTGCCGGTCATGCAGACCCATAA